The Lipingzhangella halophila genome segment AGCAGCAGCGTGGTGTACACCGTGAGCTTGGCGTGCAGTGTCCAGTGGGACGGGCGCCACAGGTGCCGGCGCAGCTCCAGCAGGATCGGAAAGCCCAGGCCGCCCACGATGGTCGCGAACGCCACGGTCAGCAGGATGATCGGGTCACCGGAGAAACGCGTGAGGCTGTCGGCGTAGAGCGACAGCCCTGCGTTGTTGAACGCCGAGACCGCGTGGAAGACACCACTGTAGAGGGCGGCGCCCAGCGAGAGGTCGTGCCCCAGCCACATCCGGGGGATGATGATCAACGCGATCACGCCCTCGCAGATGAGGCTCACCACGCCGATGCGCATCACCACACCGCGGACCTCGCCAACGGCGAGGTTGCGCGTCTCGGCCTGCGCGCTGAGCTGCATCCGCAACCCGAAGCGGCGGATCACCACGGCTCCCAGGACCGACGCCAGGGCCATGATGCCGATACCACCCGCCTGGATCAGCACAATGACGACGACGTGCCCGAACACGGACAAGTCGGCGCCGATCGCGATGATGGTCAGGCCGCAGACGGCAAGGGACGTCGTCGCGGTGAACAGCGCCTCGACGACGGTGAGCTGTTCGTCGCCCGTGGTCGCGGCGGGTAGCAGCAGGAGCCCCGCTCCCGCGAGGTCGACGATGGCGAACAGGATGACGAACATCCGTGCCGGCCGCAGCCAAGGGAACCGGGGGATCTCCTGGACGAGTGTGGCGCCTTGTCCGTACCGGCGCTGCGGACGCAGGAGGCGTCCGATTAAGCCCCGGAAGTTCACTCGCACCTCCACTCCCAGCACATCGCAGGTCGAGAGCGATGTTCCCATATGCGGGGGCGGAGGCGCGGCACAGGCCGCCCTTGGCCGCGTCAGCGGGG includes the following:
- a CDS encoding TrkH family potassium uptake protein, whose product is MFVILFAIVDLAGAGLLLLPAATTGDEQLTVVEALFTATTSLAVCGLTIIAIGADLSVFGHVVVIVLIQAGGIGIMALASVLGAVVIRRFGLRMQLSAQAETRNLAVGEVRGVVMRIGVVSLICEGVIALIIIPRMWLGHDLSLGAALYSGVFHAVSAFNNAGLSLYADSLTRFSGDPIILLTVAFATIVGGLGFPILLELRRHLWRPSHWTLHAKLTVYTTLLLYLGGSLVVIVLEWSNPATLGSLSWPARLVDGIFHGVMPRSGGFNVLDVGTMDDSSLLVTIMLMFVGNGSAGTAGGIKVATLAVIFLVVWSEIRGHAGVHVFGRRLSSNAIREALSLMFLLMTVVVVSTVVLLATTPFKFTQVLFEVVSAAGVVGLSTGITPDLPPAAQVLLIVLMVAGRIGPITFASALALRERRRRYDLAESRPIIG